The Triticum aestivum cultivar Chinese Spring chromosome 3A, IWGSC CS RefSeq v2.1, whole genome shotgun sequence genome includes a region encoding these proteins:
- the LOC123062883 gene encoding ABC transporter I family member 11, chloroplastic, which translates to MLALANVAFPPTVSSSPVKMTRRFSWRCRAERVSAGYSQLEVRKVSYRPPGTEQNLLNQTSLSLQEKSFGLIFGRSGSGKTTLLQLLAGLSEPTSGSICIQKYDDSGNPIGLSEVLAPQRVGIVFQFPERYFLSDTILEEVTFGWPRQKADIPLREQLTLKLQNAINSVGLSAISLDKDPQSLSGGFKRRLALAIQLVQTPDLLLLDEPLAGLDWKARADVVNLLKDLKKDHTILVVSHDLRELYPLVDRSWRMEMGGVLKEEPLPV; encoded by the exons ATGCTCGCTTTGGCCAATGTCGCTTTCCCACCCACAGTTTCGTCCTCTCCGGTTAAGATGACAAG GAGGTTTTCTTGGAGATGTCGAGCAGAACGGGTGTCAGCTGGGTACTCCCAGTTGGAG GTTAGAAAAGTCAGCTACCGACCTCCTGGAACTGAGCAAAACTTATTGAatcaaactagtctctctctccaGGAGAAAAG TTTTGGTTTGATATTTGGACGGAGTgggagtggaaagaccactctttTACAG CTTTTGGCCGGTCTATCAGAACCTACCTCTGGTTCAATTTGCATTCAGAAGTATGATGATAGTGGAAATCCAATTGGTCTGTCGGAAGTGTTAGCTCCTCAAAGAGTCGGTATTGTATTTCAGTTTCCTGAGAG GTACTTCTTATCAGATACTATACTTGAGGAAGTTACTTTTGGATGGCCAAGGCAAAAGGCAGACATTCCTTTGAGGGAGCAACTCACTTTAAAACTTCAGAATGCCATTAACTCT GTTGGTCTAAGTGCCATTTCATTGGATAAGGATCCACAGTCTCTTAGTGGTGGGTTTAAGCGGCGACTTGCTTTGGCAATTCAACTG GTTCAAACTCCTGATTTATTGTTGCTTGATGAGCCCCTCGCTGGACTTG attgGAAAGCTCGGGCTGATGTTGTGAATCTCCTGAAGGACCTAAAGAAAGACCACACCATACTGGTTGTAAGTCATGACCTAAG AGAACTATACCCGCTGGTAGACCGGTCCTGGAGAATGGAAATGGGGGGTGTTTTGAAGGAGGAACCTTTACCTGTATAG